In Pygocentrus nattereri isolate fPygNat1 chromosome 26, fPygNat1.pri, whole genome shotgun sequence, one genomic interval encodes:
- the shroom2a gene encoding protein Shroom2 isoform X4, whose protein sequence is MYEVDTMGDHNLGSRLTDRDDPLIYDSSRTLDQNAGGEPGEGWRLVGVSLCGGAPWGFTLRGGREHGEPLIVTKVEEGSKAAAVSLQAGDELLNINDISLSGYRQEAICLVKGSHKTLTLVVKRRNESMSRPHSWHSTKFNESQSETGKTQSTPSPVWQTRYDASSLSSDLTTGWDQTNLRRVSDQFSSLGSMESLEHGSHPYPPGRLSPSKSNANSIEHLGGGKRDSAYSSFSTSSGTPDYTLSKSNAASTENMLYKVSQWDSGSRPSNSRHSQNLNEGVQQDDRIGYLQLPSGTNDRESPKTVEQPGYRHSGSGKASTGPVWHIPDMKKTMAPSPPPPTPPTRRDSFAAIKVHEKGLVPSYPEGPGVHVQSKIHVKGVDRVSEVSDCTQKIYQASESALESCQNYNPPTKGDTVNSYKAAESYNQEAYHLNSNKTYSLSTTDVRAGHSSYIHLPHHQRQYSDESTFHAPSRMSSKPQNVSSCYSSMQELPTNSHNLHYSQNQVRRPVASLSSTTIDQNADIHSTTRYYCVTSRQHPPGLSQASLVRVEDWKANSVIDVSQSGHDRSAQGLQKDMYTPQVPLPLSNNKDINGYYRQVDSQHRTYPAVNTPFLDDAPAKASELCGIQKQSVVTNSDTHFISYPPKEESEQGRIAAPLQLRESSQEHLLSNSGADVCPQNTPLLHSLSQESSRLNENKDAMESGSSQQESVDPQTIRQVRRSDRFATTLRNEIQMRRAQLQKSRSAAALSGSLETEEEPSFWKPTENSSSSSDDSFTSSYKDHLKEAQARVLKATSFRRRDLEPVLLEHPGSEDLSSVWKDTPSMPSVSEVPLSKATSGGNQVTRICGRKRFPVEKKVRSLSEPDKIHEMGVDDEPVPLDNTVSLVGKRKFFEAKGKPAYQKPLPKQNQQIPDDPRLAKPEGKPQPSQSDTTTGDSNVKATAAENSPKEGQDGPNSLHRLGTFAEYEATWKTQRKVVEPRTSGRYHSADNILDQAVEQRNKPACFHERSRSSPSEDFYGQSILVQGRKSAEFPSSERKLSDHDNSGPSQNLSSSLSMEYGSWFFVPDRLNERGCNDLVSKNLEPPQSLSIGGDLERNLCSDPLPAHHKSLPNSACPPLYFPDHSILPETSSFTKTKGSISPRPPLPCKYPEATPPLPSSQGKATSHSPVRDTTSAPVPTQVFWKDPEYNKGPKSEEEQQSEITPPVPPSPAAPPIHQASGLTQPTMEGQRSPSPHFAPQRLTDKPPVSVSLQDEASGRMDRVTDDNTTVKKVPIKIVHSESNTEKESRQYLHPSSETPPSPQGSTVSSLSCLATPKQSCSPFCTYTRQRDQEGEVRDIMGNQKEQEPYADVTGPLEQHGEQKDNVNQSSNGVSSINLGSSSSPSEEDEKREVLARDIIDKDKSLADILDQSKMRTTMDLMEGIFPQEEQLMEEAHQRRRVAPKQASSRSSEDRREEDNMAAVSALVTSSAYYSTSAPKAELLIKMKDMQEQSVELDSEEELEEDNDSDLASKKHELIESLSKKLQVLREARESLQEDMQDNNALGEEVEATVQTVCKPNELEKFRMFVGDLDKVVSLLLSLSGRLARVENALNSLEEDASLEERRTLTEKRKLLIRQHEDAKELKENLDRRERVVYDILASCLQEESLADYKHFVKMKSALIIEQRKLEDKIKLGEEQLKCLMDSLPPDQRMPT, encoded by the exons GAGAAATGAATCAATGAGCAGGCCTCACTCCTGGCACTCCACCAAATTCAACGAGAGCCAATCAGAAACTGGAAAGACACAGTCCACGCCCTCACCAGTGTGGCAAACAAGATACGATGCAAG TTCATTGTCCTCTGACCTCACTACTGGCTGGGACCAGACAAATCTGCGCAGAGTGTCAGATCAGTTCAGTTCTTTGGGCAGTATGGAGAGCTTAGAGCACGGCTCTCACCCCTATCCACCTGGCCGCCTCTCTCCAAGCAAGTCTAATGCCAACAGCATCGAACATTTAGGAGGTGGAAAAAGAGACTCTGCTTATAGCTCCTTTTCAACTAGCTCAGGGACCCCAGATTATACATTGTCCAAAAGCAACGCAGCTTCAActgagaatatgttgtataaaGTAAGCCAGTGGGACTCAGGAAGTAGGCCTAGCAACAGCAGGCACAGTCAAAACCTAAATGAGGGGGTGCAGCAGGATGATAGGATTGGATACCTACAGCTTCCTTCAGGGACCAATGACCGAGAAAGTCCTAAAACAGTGGAGCAGCCAGGCTACCGCCATTCTGGTTCTGGAAAGGCCAGCACTGGACCTGTTTGGCATATTCCAGACATGAAGAAGACTATGGCCCCTTCACCTCCACCGCCTACGCCACCAACACGCAGGGATAGTTTCGCTGCTATCAAGGTTCATGAAAAGGGCCTGGTTCCCAGCTACCCTGAGGGTCCTGGTGTTCATGTTCAGTCAAAGATTCATGTGAAAGGAGTAGACAGAGTATCAGAGGTCTCTGACTGTACTCAAAAGATTTACCAAGCCAGCGAATCAGCCCTTGAAAGTTGTCAAAACTACAACCCTCCAACCAAAGGTGACACTGTTAATTCATACAAAGCAGCTGAGAGCTATAATCAAGAAGCTTACCATCTAAATTCAAACAAGACATACTcgctgtccaccactgatgtCAGAGCAGGCCATTCATCCTACATCCATTTGCCACACCATCAACGGCAGTACAGTGATGAAAGCACTTTCCATGCTCCGTCTAGGATGTCTTCTAAGCCTCAGAACGTGAGTAGTTGCTACAGCAGCATGCAAGAGTTACCTACCAACAGCCACAATCTGCACTATAGCCAGAATCAGGTTAGGAGGCCTGTTGCATCACTGTCCAGTACCACCATTGACCAAAACGCTGACATCCACAGTACCACCAGATATTACTGTGTCACGTCTCGACAACACCCTCCTGGGTTGTCGCAAGCCTCACTAGTGAGAGTGGAGGATTGGAAGGCTAATTCTGTTATAGATGTGTCCCAAAGTGGGCATGACAGAAGCGCTCAAGGACTGCAGAAAGACATGTATACACCTCAAGTACCACTTCCCCTTTCAAATAACAAAGACATTAATGGATATTACAGGCAGGTTGACAGCCAGCATCGAACATACCCAGCAGTCAATACCCCTTTCCTTGATGATGCACCAGCAAAAGCTTCAGAGCTCTGTGGAATCCAGAAACAAAGTGTTGTGACGAACTCAGACACCCATTTTATCAGTTATCCCCCTAAGGAGGAATCTGAGCAGGGAAGAATTGCTGCACCTCTCCAGTTGAGGGAGTCCTCCCAGGAACATTTACTGTCTAATAGTGGTGCAGATGTGTGTCCCCAAAACACCCCTTTGTTACACTCTCTGTCCCAAGAGAGCAGCAGATTGAATGAGAACAAAGATGCGATGGAAAGTGGAAGTTCACAACAGGAATCAGTTGATCCCCAGACCATTAGGCAAGTACGACGTAGTGACCGATTTGCGACCACTTTGAGAAATGAGATACAAATGAGGAGAGCTCAGCTTCAGAAAAGTCGAAGTGCAGCAGCCTTGAGTGGTTCATTGGAGACTGAAGAAGAGCCTTCTTTCTGGAAGCCCACAGAAaactcctcttcctcatctgATGATTCCTTCACTAGCTCTTATAAGGATCATCTGAAGGAGGCCCAAGCACGGGTCCTTAAAGCTACTTCTTTCAGGAGGAGAGACTTGGagccagtgctgctggagcacCCAGGATCTGAAGATCTATCCTCTGTTTGGAAGGATACGCCATCCATGCCAAGTGTTTCCGAGGTCCCACTGAGCAAAGCTACTTCAGGGGGTAACCAGGTGACCCGCATATGTGGCCGAAAGCGGTTTCCAGTAGAAAAGAAAGTACGGTCATTGTCTGAGCCTGATAAAATTCATGAGATGGGTGTTGATGATGAGCCAGTTCCGCTAGATAATACTGTGTCTTTAGTTGGCAAGCGTAAATTCTTTGAGGCAAAAGGAAAACCTGCGTACCAAAAGCCCTTACCAAAGCAAAATCAACAAATACCTGATGATCCAAGGTTGGCCAAGCCTGAAGGGAAGCCTCAGCCTTCACAAAGTGATACAACCACAGGTGATAGTAATGTTAAGGCAACAGCTGCTGAGAACAGTCCTAAAGAAGGCCAGGATGGCCCTAACTCATTGCATAGACTGGGCACTTTTGCAGAATATGAAGCCACAtggaaaacacagagaaaagtgGTGGAACCAAGGACGTCTGGAAGGTACCACTCAGCTGATAACATCCTTGATCAAGCAGTGGAGCAACGGAATAAACCTGCCTGTTTTCATGAAAGGTCACGATCCTCTCCTTCTGAAGACTTCTATGGTCAG AGCATCCTAGTACAGGGAAGAAAGTCAGCAGAATTTCCTTCATCTGAAAGAAAACTCTCTGATCATGACAACTCTGGCCCAAG TCAAAATCTCTCTTCGTCTCTGTCTATGGAGTACGGCAGCTGGTTCTTTGTGCCTGACAG gtTAAATGAAAGAGGATGCAATGATTTAGTATCTAAGAATCTAGAACCTCCACAATCACTTTCAATTGGAGGGGACCTGGAGAGAAATCTCTGCTCAGACCCTCTACCAGCCCATCATAAATCTCTGCCCAACTCTGCTTGCCCTCCTCTCTATTTCCCTGACCACAGCATCCTCCCTGAAACCTCCTCCTTCACCAAAACTAAGGGCTCGATTTCTCCGAGACCTCCCCTGCCTTGCAAATACCCTGAGGCCACGCCTCCTCTCCCCAGCTCTCAGGGCAAAGCCACTTCGCATTCTCCTGTTAGAGATACCACCTCCGCCCCTGTTCCCACCCAGGTTTTCTGGAAGGACCCAGAGTATAACAAGGGTCCAAAAAGTGAGGAGGAGCAACAATCAGAGATCACACCTCCTGTCCCTCCTTCCCCTGCTGCTCCACCCATCCACCAAGCCTCTGGCCTGACCCAGCCCACCATGGAGGGACAGCGCTCCCCCTCGCCACATTTTGCTCCCCAGAGACTGACTGACAAACCCCCGGTGTCTGTCTCCCTGCAGGATGAAGCCTCTGGAAG gaTGGACAGGGTGACTGACGACAACACCACAGTGAAAAAGGTGCCCATCAAGATAGTCCACTCTGAAAgtaacacagagaaagaaagtcGACAGTATCTTCACCCAAGCAGTGAGACGCCACCCAGCCCACAGGGGTCCACAGTCTCATCTCTGTCCTGCTTGGCAACCCCAAAGCAGTCCTGCTCTCCATTCTGCACATATACACGGCAAAGGGACCAGGAGGGAGAAGTCCGAGACATCATGGGCAATCAGAAGGAGCAAGAACCTTACGCCGATGTCACTGGGCCCCTGGAGCAGCACGGCGAGCAGAAAGACAATGTGAATCAGAGCAGTAATGGTGTCTCTTCAATTAACCTCggttcctcctcctccccttctGAGGAGGATGAGAAGAGAGAGGTGTTGGCTAGGGACATCATAGACAAAGATAAGTCCCTGGCTGACATTTTGGACCAGAGTAAAATGAGGACTACCATGGACCTAATGGAAGGGATTTTCCCCCAAGAAGAACAATTGATGGAGGAGGCTCACCAACGAAGGAGGGTTGCACCCAAACAGGCCTCGTCACGCAGCTCTGAAGACAG AAGGGAAGAGGATAACATGGCGGCAGTGTCAGCTCTAGTGACCAGCTCAGCTTATTATAGCACATCTGCTCCCAAAGCTGAGCTTCTGATCAAGATGAAGGACATGCAAGAGCAGAGTGTTGAGCTTGACTCAGAAGAGGAGCTGGAAGAGGACAATGACAGTGACCTTGCAAGCAAGAAG CATGAGCTGATTGAGAGCCTTAGCAAGAAGCTGCAGGTGCTGCGGGAGGCTCGGGAGAGTCTGCAGGAGGACATGCAGGACAACAACGCCCTGGGGGAAGAGGTGGAGGCCACCGTGCAGACAGTGTGCAAACCAAACGAGCTGGAGAAGTTCCGTATGTTTGTGGGGGACCTGGACAAAGTTGTCAGTCTACTGCTGTCTTTGTCTGGACGTCTGGCCCGAGTGGAGAACGCCCTCAACAGCCTGGAGGAGGATGCATCACTTGAGGAGAGG cGCACGCTGACAGAGAAGCGTAAGCTGCTGATCCGCCAGCATGAGGACGCCAAGGAGCTGAAGGAGAACCTGGACCGCCGCGAGCGTGTGGTTTATGACATCCTGGCCAGCTGTCTTCAGGAGGAAAGCCTAGCCGACTATAAGCACTTTGTTAAGATGAAGTCGGCCCTCATCATTGAGCAGCGCAAACTGGAAGACAAGATCAAACTTGGTGAGGAGCAGCTCAAGTGTCTGATGGACAGTTTGCCTCCAGACCAGAGGATGCCTACCTGA
- the shroom2a gene encoding protein Shroom2 isoform X5, translated as MKMVDIVAQKMPSESDVHVARSFLTKILRSSMRKNRFKGRNESMSRPHSWHSTKFNESQSETGKTQSTPSPVWQTRYDASSLSSDLTTGWDQTNLRRVSDQFSSLGSMESLEHGSHPYPPGRLSPSKSNANSIEHLGGGKRDSAYSSFSTSSGTPDYTLSKSNAASTENMLYKVSQWDSGSRPSNSRHSQNLNEGVQQDDRIGYLQLPSGTNDRESPKTVEQPGYRHSGSGKASTGPVWHIPDMKKTMAPSPPPPTPPTRRDSFAAIKVHEKGLVPSYPEGPGVHVQSKIHVKGVDRVSEVSDCTQKIYQASESALESCQNYNPPTKGDTVNSYKAAESYNQEAYHLNSNKTYSLSTTDVRAGHSSYIHLPHHQRQYSDESTFHAPSRMSSKPQNVSSCYSSMQELPTNSHNLHYSQNQVRRPVASLSSTTIDQNADIHSTTRYYCVTSRQHPPGLSQASLVRVEDWKANSVIDVSQSGHDRSAQGLQKDMYTPQVPLPLSNNKDINGYYRQVDSQHRTYPAVNTPFLDDAPAKASELCGIQKQSVVTNSDTHFISYPPKEESEQGRIAAPLQLRESSQEHLLSNSGADVCPQNTPLLHSLSQESSRLNENKDAMESGSSQQESVDPQTIRQVRRSDRFATTLRNEIQMRRAQLQKSRSAAALSGSLETEEEPSFWKPTENSSSSSDDSFTSSYKDHLKEAQARVLKATSFRRRDLEPVLLEHPGSEDLSSVWKDTPSMPSVSEVPLSKATSGGNQVTRICGRKRFPVEKKVRSLSEPDKIHEMGVDDEPVPLDNTVSLVGKRKFFEAKGKPAYQKPLPKQNQQIPDDPRLAKPEGKPQPSQSDTTTGDSNVKATAAENSPKEGQDGPNSLHRLGTFAEYEATWKTQRKVVEPRTSGRYHSADNILDQAVEQRNKPACFHERSRSSPSEDFYGQSILVQGRKSAEFPSSERKLSDHDNSGPSQNLSSSLSMEYGSWFFVPDRLNERGCNDLVSKNLEPPQSLSIGGDLERNLCSDPLPAHHKSLPNSACPPLYFPDHSILPETSSFTKTKGSISPRPPLPCKYPEATPPLPSSQGKATSHSPVRDTTSAPVPTQVFWKDPEYNKGPKSEEEQQSEITPPVPPSPAAPPIHQASGLTQPTMEGQRSPSPHFAPQRLTDKPPVSVSLQDEASGRMDRVTDDNTTVKKVPIKIVHSESNTEKESRQYLHPSSETPPSPQGSTVSSLSCLATPKQSCSPFCTYTRQRDQEGEVRDIMGNQKEQEPYADVTGPLEQHGEQKDNVNQSSNGVSSINLGSSSSPSEEDEKREVLARDIIDKDKSLADILDQSKMRTTMDLMEGIFPQEEQLMEEAHQRRRVAPKQASSRSSEDRREEDNMAAVSALVTSSAYYSTSAPKAELLIKMKDMQEQSVELDSEEELEEDNDSDLASKKHELIESLSKKLQVLREARESLQEDMQDNNALGEEVEATVQTVCKPNELEKFRMFVGDLDKVVSLLLSLSGRLARVENALNSLEEDASLEERRTLTEKRKLLIRQHEDAKELKENLDRRERVVYDILASCLQEESLADYKHFVKMKSALIIEQRKLEDKIKLGEEQLKCLMDSLPPDQRMPT; from the exons AAAGAACCGCTTCAAAGG GAGAAATGAATCAATGAGCAGGCCTCACTCCTGGCACTCCACCAAATTCAACGAGAGCCAATCAGAAACTGGAAAGACACAGTCCACGCCCTCACCAGTGTGGCAAACAAGATACGATGCAAG TTCATTGTCCTCTGACCTCACTACTGGCTGGGACCAGACAAATCTGCGCAGAGTGTCAGATCAGTTCAGTTCTTTGGGCAGTATGGAGAGCTTAGAGCACGGCTCTCACCCCTATCCACCTGGCCGCCTCTCTCCAAGCAAGTCTAATGCCAACAGCATCGAACATTTAGGAGGTGGAAAAAGAGACTCTGCTTATAGCTCCTTTTCAACTAGCTCAGGGACCCCAGATTATACATTGTCCAAAAGCAACGCAGCTTCAActgagaatatgttgtataaaGTAAGCCAGTGGGACTCAGGAAGTAGGCCTAGCAACAGCAGGCACAGTCAAAACCTAAATGAGGGGGTGCAGCAGGATGATAGGATTGGATACCTACAGCTTCCTTCAGGGACCAATGACCGAGAAAGTCCTAAAACAGTGGAGCAGCCAGGCTACCGCCATTCTGGTTCTGGAAAGGCCAGCACTGGACCTGTTTGGCATATTCCAGACATGAAGAAGACTATGGCCCCTTCACCTCCACCGCCTACGCCACCAACACGCAGGGATAGTTTCGCTGCTATCAAGGTTCATGAAAAGGGCCTGGTTCCCAGCTACCCTGAGGGTCCTGGTGTTCATGTTCAGTCAAAGATTCATGTGAAAGGAGTAGACAGAGTATCAGAGGTCTCTGACTGTACTCAAAAGATTTACCAAGCCAGCGAATCAGCCCTTGAAAGTTGTCAAAACTACAACCCTCCAACCAAAGGTGACACTGTTAATTCATACAAAGCAGCTGAGAGCTATAATCAAGAAGCTTACCATCTAAATTCAAACAAGACATACTcgctgtccaccactgatgtCAGAGCAGGCCATTCATCCTACATCCATTTGCCACACCATCAACGGCAGTACAGTGATGAAAGCACTTTCCATGCTCCGTCTAGGATGTCTTCTAAGCCTCAGAACGTGAGTAGTTGCTACAGCAGCATGCAAGAGTTACCTACCAACAGCCACAATCTGCACTATAGCCAGAATCAGGTTAGGAGGCCTGTTGCATCACTGTCCAGTACCACCATTGACCAAAACGCTGACATCCACAGTACCACCAGATATTACTGTGTCACGTCTCGACAACACCCTCCTGGGTTGTCGCAAGCCTCACTAGTGAGAGTGGAGGATTGGAAGGCTAATTCTGTTATAGATGTGTCCCAAAGTGGGCATGACAGAAGCGCTCAAGGACTGCAGAAAGACATGTATACACCTCAAGTACCACTTCCCCTTTCAAATAACAAAGACATTAATGGATATTACAGGCAGGTTGACAGCCAGCATCGAACATACCCAGCAGTCAATACCCCTTTCCTTGATGATGCACCAGCAAAAGCTTCAGAGCTCTGTGGAATCCAGAAACAAAGTGTTGTGACGAACTCAGACACCCATTTTATCAGTTATCCCCCTAAGGAGGAATCTGAGCAGGGAAGAATTGCTGCACCTCTCCAGTTGAGGGAGTCCTCCCAGGAACATTTACTGTCTAATAGTGGTGCAGATGTGTGTCCCCAAAACACCCCTTTGTTACACTCTCTGTCCCAAGAGAGCAGCAGATTGAATGAGAACAAAGATGCGATGGAAAGTGGAAGTTCACAACAGGAATCAGTTGATCCCCAGACCATTAGGCAAGTACGACGTAGTGACCGATTTGCGACCACTTTGAGAAATGAGATACAAATGAGGAGAGCTCAGCTTCAGAAAAGTCGAAGTGCAGCAGCCTTGAGTGGTTCATTGGAGACTGAAGAAGAGCCTTCTTTCTGGAAGCCCACAGAAaactcctcttcctcatctgATGATTCCTTCACTAGCTCTTATAAGGATCATCTGAAGGAGGCCCAAGCACGGGTCCTTAAAGCTACTTCTTTCAGGAGGAGAGACTTGGagccagtgctgctggagcacCCAGGATCTGAAGATCTATCCTCTGTTTGGAAGGATACGCCATCCATGCCAAGTGTTTCCGAGGTCCCACTGAGCAAAGCTACTTCAGGGGGTAACCAGGTGACCCGCATATGTGGCCGAAAGCGGTTTCCAGTAGAAAAGAAAGTACGGTCATTGTCTGAGCCTGATAAAATTCATGAGATGGGTGTTGATGATGAGCCAGTTCCGCTAGATAATACTGTGTCTTTAGTTGGCAAGCGTAAATTCTTTGAGGCAAAAGGAAAACCTGCGTACCAAAAGCCCTTACCAAAGCAAAATCAACAAATACCTGATGATCCAAGGTTGGCCAAGCCTGAAGGGAAGCCTCAGCCTTCACAAAGTGATACAACCACAGGTGATAGTAATGTTAAGGCAACAGCTGCTGAGAACAGTCCTAAAGAAGGCCAGGATGGCCCTAACTCATTGCATAGACTGGGCACTTTTGCAGAATATGAAGCCACAtggaaaacacagagaaaagtgGTGGAACCAAGGACGTCTGGAAGGTACCACTCAGCTGATAACATCCTTGATCAAGCAGTGGAGCAACGGAATAAACCTGCCTGTTTTCATGAAAGGTCACGATCCTCTCCTTCTGAAGACTTCTATGGTCAG AGCATCCTAGTACAGGGAAGAAAGTCAGCAGAATTTCCTTCATCTGAAAGAAAACTCTCTGATCATGACAACTCTGGCCCAAG TCAAAATCTCTCTTCGTCTCTGTCTATGGAGTACGGCAGCTGGTTCTTTGTGCCTGACAG gtTAAATGAAAGAGGATGCAATGATTTAGTATCTAAGAATCTAGAACCTCCACAATCACTTTCAATTGGAGGGGACCTGGAGAGAAATCTCTGCTCAGACCCTCTACCAGCCCATCATAAATCTCTGCCCAACTCTGCTTGCCCTCCTCTCTATTTCCCTGACCACAGCATCCTCCCTGAAACCTCCTCCTTCACCAAAACTAAGGGCTCGATTTCTCCGAGACCTCCCCTGCCTTGCAAATACCCTGAGGCCACGCCTCCTCTCCCCAGCTCTCAGGGCAAAGCCACTTCGCATTCTCCTGTTAGAGATACCACCTCCGCCCCTGTTCCCACCCAGGTTTTCTGGAAGGACCCAGAGTATAACAAGGGTCCAAAAAGTGAGGAGGAGCAACAATCAGAGATCACACCTCCTGTCCCTCCTTCCCCTGCTGCTCCACCCATCCACCAAGCCTCTGGCCTGACCCAGCCCACCATGGAGGGACAGCGCTCCCCCTCGCCACATTTTGCTCCCCAGAGACTGACTGACAAACCCCCGGTGTCTGTCTCCCTGCAGGATGAAGCCTCTGGAAG gaTGGACAGGGTGACTGACGACAACACCACAGTGAAAAAGGTGCCCATCAAGATAGTCCACTCTGAAAgtaacacagagaaagaaagtcGACAGTATCTTCACCCAAGCAGTGAGACGCCACCCAGCCCACAGGGGTCCACAGTCTCATCTCTGTCCTGCTTGGCAACCCCAAAGCAGTCCTGCTCTCCATTCTGCACATATACACGGCAAAGGGACCAGGAGGGAGAAGTCCGAGACATCATGGGCAATCAGAAGGAGCAAGAACCTTACGCCGATGTCACTGGGCCCCTGGAGCAGCACGGCGAGCAGAAAGACAATGTGAATCAGAGCAGTAATGGTGTCTCTTCAATTAACCTCggttcctcctcctccccttctGAGGAGGATGAGAAGAGAGAGGTGTTGGCTAGGGACATCATAGACAAAGATAAGTCCCTGGCTGACATTTTGGACCAGAGTAAAATGAGGACTACCATGGACCTAATGGAAGGGATTTTCCCCCAAGAAGAACAATTGATGGAGGAGGCTCACCAACGAAGGAGGGTTGCACCCAAACAGGCCTCGTCACGCAGCTCTGAAGACAG AAGGGAAGAGGATAACATGGCGGCAGTGTCAGCTCTAGTGACCAGCTCAGCTTATTATAGCACATCTGCTCCCAAAGCTGAGCTTCTGATCAAGATGAAGGACATGCAAGAGCAGAGTGTTGAGCTTGACTCAGAAGAGGAGCTGGAAGAGGACAATGACAGTGACCTTGCAAGCAAGAAG CATGAGCTGATTGAGAGCCTTAGCAAGAAGCTGCAGGTGCTGCGGGAGGCTCGGGAGAGTCTGCAGGAGGACATGCAGGACAACAACGCCCTGGGGGAAGAGGTGGAGGCCACCGTGCAGACAGTGTGCAAACCAAACGAGCTGGAGAAGTTCCGTATGTTTGTGGGGGACCTGGACAAAGTTGTCAGTCTACTGCTGTCTTTGTCTGGACGTCTGGCCCGAGTGGAGAACGCCCTCAACAGCCTGGAGGAGGATGCATCACTTGAGGAGAGG cGCACGCTGACAGAGAAGCGTAAGCTGCTGATCCGCCAGCATGAGGACGCCAAGGAGCTGAAGGAGAACCTGGACCGCCGCGAGCGTGTGGTTTATGACATCCTGGCCAGCTGTCTTCAGGAGGAAAGCCTAGCCGACTATAAGCACTTTGTTAAGATGAAGTCGGCCCTCATCATTGAGCAGCGCAAACTGGAAGACAAGATCAAACTTGGTGAGGAGCAGCTCAAGTGTCTGATGGACAGTTTGCCTCCAGACCAGAGGATGCCTACCTGA